From Streptomyces yatensis, one genomic window encodes:
- a CDS encoding ADP-ribosylglycohydrolase family protein translates to MIRQSWDESAAKRARIRGCLLGGAIGDALGNPIEFLSLRSIRETYGATGITTLVPDGSGVVGRVTDDTQMTLFTAEGLIRAHARSSSKGIEGSETAVVRHAYLRWLDTQNHPGPPPAEGTGDLVRSGWLRTQPWLYARRAPGNACLSGLTAQHVPAPRAPLDGTPGPVNPGSKGCGTVMRSAPFGLTGLEPRDCFELAARCATITHGHPTGSYAAGALAAMIACLLDGESLEGATLRALELLARYPRHEETTAALRKAVDLAAEGDPTAEKAESLGGGWVAEEALAIAVYSALAPTPAQQILYGPGGKISYDPAPPRTPVQAALLLSVNHSGDSDSTGSICGNLLGAHHGDLRLPPSWLALTEGRGTVAELADDFASEFHRSVELYEPYDDVVFPRDRYPLS, encoded by the coding sequence GTGATCCGCCAGTCATGGGACGAATCGGCCGCCAAGCGGGCCCGTATCCGCGGGTGCCTGCTGGGCGGGGCGATCGGGGACGCCCTCGGCAATCCGATCGAGTTCCTCTCCCTGCGGTCGATCCGCGAGACCTATGGCGCCACGGGCATCACCACCCTCGTCCCGGACGGCAGCGGAGTCGTGGGCCGGGTCACCGATGACACCCAGATGACGCTCTTCACGGCCGAGGGCCTGATACGGGCCCACGCCAGATCCTCGTCCAAGGGCATCGAAGGGTCCGAGACCGCCGTCGTCCGCCATGCCTATCTGCGCTGGCTGGACACCCAGAACCACCCCGGGCCGCCGCCCGCCGAGGGCACCGGCGACCTGGTCCGCTCCGGCTGGCTGCGCACCCAGCCCTGGCTGTACGCCCGCCGGGCCCCCGGCAACGCCTGCCTCTCCGGCCTCACCGCGCAGCATGTCCCCGCCCCGCGGGCGCCCCTGGACGGCACCCCCGGCCCGGTGAACCCCGGCTCCAAGGGCTGCGGCACCGTGATGCGCTCGGCGCCGTTCGGCCTCACCGGGCTCGAACCCCGCGACTGCTTCGAACTCGCCGCCCGCTGCGCCACGATCACCCATGGCCATCCGACGGGCTCCTACGCGGCCGGCGCCCTGGCCGCCATGATCGCGTGCCTGCTGGACGGCGAGTCCCTCGAAGGCGCGACCCTGCGCGCCCTGGAACTCCTCGCCCGCTACCCCCGCCACGAGGAGACCACCGCCGCCCTCCGTAAGGCGGTCGACCTGGCGGCCGAGGGCGATCCGACCGCCGAGAAGGCCGAATCGCTCGGCGGCGGCTGGGTCGCCGAGGAGGCGCTGGCCATCGCGGTCTACAGCGCCCTGGCCCCTACCCCCGCCCAGCAGATCCTCTACGGCCCCGGCGGCAAGATCAGCTACGACCCGGCGCCCCCGCGCACCCCTGTCCAGGCGGCCCTTCTGCTCTCCGTCAACCACTCGGGCGACAGCGACTCGACGGGCTCGATCTGCGGCAACCTCCTCGGCGCCCACCACGGCGACCTCCGCCTGCCCCCGTCCTGGCTGGCCCTGACCGAGGGCCGCGGCACGGTCGCCGAACTCGCCGACGACTTCGCCTCCGAGTTCCACCGCTCCGTGGAGCTGTACGAGCCCTACGACGACGTCGTCTTCCCGCGCGACCGCTACCCGCTCAGCTGA
- a CDS encoding methylated-DNA--[protein]-cysteine S-methyltransferase gives MTIAERQTQRDPHEGPKRRDARAWAWAVPATPIGPLLLAATDEGLVQVVFHAAGKTAAEAVARLTRRLGTEPTPLPSPAGGTAAAPAAPRCAEHLAEAIRQVESYFAEDTKAFTLTLDWSLTTGFNRRVLRELAAHVPYGTVVGYQDLADRVGEPGAARAVGVAMGSNPLPVVVPCHRVVESDGGIGGFGGGLETKRSLLALEGVLPQPLF, from the coding sequence GTGACGATCGCGGAGCGGCAGACACAGCGGGACCCGCACGAGGGGCCAAAGCGGCGGGACGCGCGCGCCTGGGCCTGGGCGGTCCCGGCCACGCCCATCGGCCCGCTGCTGCTCGCGGCCACGGACGAGGGGCTGGTCCAGGTGGTCTTCCACGCGGCGGGGAAGACGGCGGCCGAGGCCGTCGCCAGGCTCACCCGCCGCCTGGGCACCGAGCCCACGCCCCTGCCCTCCCCGGCCGGCGGCACCGCGGCCGCCCCGGCGGCGCCTCGCTGCGCCGAGCATCTCGCCGAGGCGATCCGCCAGGTGGAGAGCTATTTCGCCGAGGACACCAAGGCGTTCACCCTCACCCTGGACTGGTCCCTGACCACCGGCTTCAACCGCCGGGTGCTGCGCGAGCTGGCCGCCCATGTTCCCTACGGCACGGTCGTCGGCTATCAGGACCTCGCCGACCGGGTGGGCGAGCCGGGCGCGGCCCGTGCCGTCGGCGTGGCCATGGGGAGCAATCCGCTGCCCGTTGTGGTGCCCTGCCACCGGGTGGTCGAGAGCGACGGGGGCATCGGCGGCTTCGGCGGCGGGCTGGAGACCAAGCGCTCCCTGCTGGCACTGGAAGGCGTTCTTCCGCAACCGCTCTTCTGA
- a CDS encoding FUSC family protein translates to MPDVPDPVAELVKRRHDPVVVQTVRSTAAATIAYVVALELSKEPAPLTAPLTALLVVQVTLYATLTRSLRRVEAVVVGVLIAVAFSVLVGLTWWSLCLIILAAQTAGYLTRVGDWVQEVAISAMLVLGVAQVTTYAWDRVLETLIGAGVGMAFNFFLAPPVWVETAGKSIEDLARRMRQLMLHIGQELGSQIAVDRAAARLYEARRLDHDITQVDAALRQAEDSVRLNPRVKEGLLYRVVLRTGLDTLEICTVILRVMSRTLTDLAKARTEEPLFPPEVAEALKDLFVHLAAAVESFAVLVTTQVSANAEEAESRLSSELVKAHASRDRGADLLLRRVQEHPRQWQLHGALLAEIDRILDELDMEQRSKRLMEELDRSTREKRERFLFLHKIRRRIRRWIRRDRKDGSPAG, encoded by the coding sequence GTGCCTGATGTTCCCGACCCGGTGGCCGAGCTCGTCAAACGGCGCCATGATCCGGTCGTCGTCCAGACAGTGCGTTCCACGGCGGCCGCGACCATCGCGTACGTCGTCGCCCTCGAGCTCAGCAAGGAACCCGCCCCGCTCACCGCCCCGCTGACCGCCCTCCTCGTCGTCCAGGTCACCCTCTACGCGACCCTCACCCGGAGCCTGCGCAGGGTCGAGGCCGTGGTCGTGGGCGTCCTGATCGCCGTCGCCTTCAGCGTGCTGGTCGGGCTGACCTGGTGGAGTCTGTGCCTGATCATCCTCGCCGCCCAGACCGCCGGCTATCTCACGCGGGTGGGCGACTGGGTCCAGGAGGTGGCGATCAGCGCCATGCTGGTCCTCGGCGTGGCCCAGGTGACCACCTACGCCTGGGACCGGGTGCTGGAGACCCTCATCGGGGCCGGTGTCGGGATGGCCTTCAACTTCTTCCTCGCCCCTCCGGTGTGGGTCGAGACGGCCGGCAAGTCGATCGAGGACCTGGCCCGCCGGATGCGTCAGCTGATGTTGCACATCGGTCAGGAGCTGGGCAGCCAGATCGCCGTCGACCGCGCCGCCGCCCGCCTCTACGAGGCCCGGCGGCTCGACCACGACATCACCCAGGTCGACGCCGCACTCCGCCAGGCGGAGGACAGCGTGCGGCTCAACCCCCGCGTCAAGGAGGGCCTGCTCTACCGCGTGGTGCTCCGCACCGGCCTGGACACGCTGGAGATCTGCACCGTCATCCTGCGCGTGATGTCCCGGACCCTGACCGACCTCGCCAAGGCGCGGACGGAGGAGCCGCTCTTCCCCCCGGAGGTGGCGGAGGCCCTCAAGGACCTCTTCGTCCATCTCGCCGCCGCCGTCGAGAGCTTCGCCGTCCTGGTCACCACGCAGGTCAGCGCCAACGCCGAGGAAGCCGAATCCCGCCTCTCCAGCGAGCTCGTGAAGGCCCACGCGAGCCGCGACCGCGGCGCCGATCTCCTGCTGCGCCGCGTCCAGGAACACCCTCGCCAGTGGCAGCTCCACGGTGCGCTGCTCGCGGAGATCGACCGCATCCTCGACGAACTCGACATGGAGCAGCGCTCCAAACGCCTCATGGAAGAGCTCGACCGCAGCACCCGCGAGAAGCGCGAGCGCTTTCTCTTCCTCCACAAGATCCGGCGCCGGATCCGGCGCTGGATCCGGCGCGACCGTAAGGACGGCTCCCCGGCCGGCTGA
- a CDS encoding TerD family protein, whose amino-acid sequence MTVNMSKGQAISLQKADGGALTAVRMGLGWQAAPRRGLFGSRTREIDLDASAVLFADKQPTDVVFFRHLVSDDGSVRHTGDNLVGGAGQGGDDEAILVDLQRVPVHIDQIVFTVNSFTGQTFAEVQNAFCRLVDETNGQELARYTLTGGGQYTAQIMATVQRAGGAWQMKAVGEPANGRTFQDLMPHIVPHL is encoded by the coding sequence GTGACGGTCAACATGTCCAAGGGACAGGCCATCAGCCTGCAGAAGGCCGACGGGGGCGCCCTGACCGCGGTGCGGATGGGGCTGGGCTGGCAGGCCGCGCCCCGCCGCGGACTGTTCGGCTCCCGTACGAGGGAGATCGACCTCGATGCGTCGGCCGTCCTCTTCGCCGACAAGCAGCCGACCGATGTCGTCTTCTTCCGCCACCTGGTCAGCGACGACGGCTCGGTCCGCCACACCGGTGACAACCTCGTGGGCGGGGCCGGACAGGGCGGCGACGACGAGGCGATCCTGGTCGATCTGCAGCGGGTGCCCGTCCACATCGACCAGATCGTCTTCACGGTGAACTCCTTCACCGGCCAGACCTTCGCCGAGGTGCAGAACGCGTTCTGCAGGCTGGTGGACGAGACCAACGGGCAGGAGCTCGCCCGCTACACCCTCACCGGCGGCGGGCAGTACACCGCCCAGATCATGGCCACGGTCCAGCGCGCGGGCGGTGCCTGGCAGATGAAGGCGGTCGGCGAGCCGGCCAACGGCCGTACCTTCCAGGACCTGATGCCGCACATCGTGCCGCATCTGTAA
- a CDS encoding uridine kinase, with the protein MRLEAITWERLTDATADRIAGLTAADGGPWLRVAVDGAPAAPTAELARDLSEALRIRGRPVLVVGSAGFWRPASLRFEYGKRDPDAYYDRWLDTGALWREVFDPLDPGAGGTGRVLPDLWDPVTDRATRSPYAELPRGGVLLLHGALLLGHWFPFDLSVHLRLSPAALARRTQEDDRWTLPAFARYEDEVGPGEAADVVVRMDDPRHPAWHRPEP; encoded by the coding sequence GTGCGGCTCGAAGCGATCACCTGGGAACGGCTGACCGACGCGACCGCCGACCGCATCGCCGGGCTGACGGCGGCGGACGGCGGCCCCTGGCTGAGAGTGGCCGTCGACGGGGCTCCGGCGGCGCCCACCGCCGAGCTGGCGCGGGATCTGTCGGAGGCGCTGCGGATCCGGGGGCGTCCGGTGCTGGTGGTCGGGTCGGCGGGGTTCTGGCGGCCCGCCTCGCTGCGCTTCGAGTACGGGAAGCGGGACCCCGACGCGTACTACGACCGCTGGCTGGACACCGGTGCCCTGTGGCGCGAGGTCTTCGATCCGCTGGACCCGGGGGCGGGCGGCACCGGGCGGGTCCTGCCCGACCTGTGGGATCCGGTGACCGACCGGGCCACGCGCAGCCCGTACGCCGAACTTCCGCGGGGCGGGGTGCTGCTGCTGCACGGCGCGCTGCTGCTGGGGCACTGGTTCCCGTTCGATCTGTCGGTGCATCTGCGGCTGTCCCCGGCGGCCCTCGCCCGCCGCACGCAGGAGGACGACCGCTGGACCCTGCCGGCCTTCGCGCGCTACGAGGACGAGGTGGGGCCGGGTGAGGCGGCGGATGTGGTGGTGCGGATGGACGACCCCCGGCATCCGGCCTGGCACCGCCCCGAGCCGTAA
- a CDS encoding glycerophosphodiester phosphodiesterase has product MQIRPAAALTGALIGMSALFLPTATATAQPTGQTHHHTVTVAHRGASAYAPENTLAAVDAADDLGIDWVENDVQRTRDGELIVMHDTTLSRTTDVEQVFPDRAPWNISDFTLDEIEKLDAGSWFGPEFQGETVPTLEEYMDRVSDNHQKLLMELKAPERYPGIEGQTLRELRREGWLDHRHKRRLIIQSFSADSVRTVHRLRPDVKTGFLGTPTVADLPEYAEFSDQINPSYTTIDAGYVAAVRSVDGAHGKPLEVYTWTVNDGPSAVSVAGMGVNGIITNKPDVVRDALDDAS; this is encoded by the coding sequence ATGCAGATCCGCCCGGCCGCCGCGTTAACCGGCGCGCTCATCGGGATGTCCGCGCTCTTCCTCCCCACGGCCACCGCGACCGCCCAGCCCACCGGGCAGACGCATCACCACACGGTCACCGTGGCCCACCGCGGCGCCTCCGCCTACGCCCCCGAGAACACCCTGGCCGCCGTCGACGCCGCCGACGACCTGGGCATCGACTGGGTCGAGAACGACGTCCAGCGCACCAGGGACGGCGAGCTGATCGTGATGCACGACACCACGCTGAGCCGGACCACCGACGTCGAGCAGGTGTTCCCGGACCGGGCGCCCTGGAACATCTCCGACTTCACCCTCGACGAGATCGAGAAGCTGGACGCCGGAAGCTGGTTCGGCCCCGAGTTCCAGGGCGAGACGGTGCCGACCCTGGAGGAGTACATGGACCGGGTTTCGGACAATCACCAAAAGCTTCTGATGGAGCTCAAGGCTCCTGAGCGCTATCCGGGGATCGAAGGCCAGACGCTGCGGGAGCTGCGCAGAGAGGGCTGGCTGGACCATCGGCACAAGCGCCGGCTGATCATCCAGAGCTTCAGCGCCGACTCCGTGCGGACGGTCCACCGGCTGCGGCCGGACGTCAAGACCGGCTTCCTCGGCACCCCGACCGTCGCCGACCTGCCGGAGTACGCCGAGTTCTCCGACCAGATCAACCCCAGCTACACCACCATCGACGCCGGCTACGTGGCCGCGGTGCGATCGGTGGACGGGGCGCACGGCAAGCCGCTGGAGGTCTACACCTGGACCGTCAACGACGGACCGTCGGCGGTCTCGGTCGCGGGCATGGGTGTGAACGGCATCATCACCAACAAACCCGATGTGGTCCGGGACGCCCTCGACGACGCCTCCTGA
- a CDS encoding DUF4360 domain-containing protein — protein sequence MSGVLLAGGAAAALFASALSTQGVSSAPDTPPEKIQISVKTVNGSGCPKGTTAVATAADNSAFTVTYSDYLAQVGPGADPTDIRKNCQLSLGVHVPQGFTYAIAQVDYRGYGYLEKGAKGTEKASYYFQGSADTASRTHEFSGPYNDNWQTTDSTDYSALVWAPCGQDRNFNVNTELRVSAGTSSSGSTSFMAMDSTDGGVSTIYHLAWKECPSAVQ from the coding sequence ATGTCCGGTGTTCTGCTCGCGGGCGGCGCCGCCGCGGCGCTATTCGCCTCGGCCCTTTCCACCCAAGGTGTTTCCTCGGCTCCTGACACGCCGCCGGAAAAGATCCAGATAAGCGTCAAGACGGTGAACGGCTCCGGCTGCCCCAAGGGCACCACCGCCGTGGCCACCGCCGCCGACAACTCGGCCTTCACCGTGACCTACAGCGACTATCTCGCCCAGGTGGGCCCCGGCGCGGATCCGACCGACATCCGTAAGAACTGCCAGCTCAGCCTCGGCGTGCATGTGCCGCAGGGATTCACGTACGCCATCGCCCAGGTCGACTACCGGGGTTATGGCTACCTCGAAAAGGGCGCCAAGGGCACCGAGAAGGCGAGCTACTACTTCCAGGGCTCGGCGGACACCGCGTCACGGACCCATGAATTCAGCGGTCCGTACAACGACAACTGGCAGACCACCGACAGCACCGACTACAGCGCCCTGGTGTGGGCCCCCTGCGGCCAGGACCGCAACTTCAACGTCAACACCGAGCTGCGGGTCAGCGCCGGCACCTCCTCCTCGGGCAGCACCAGCTTCATGGCCATGGACTCGACGGACGGCGGCGTCAGCACCATTTACCACCTCGCCTGGAAGGAATGCCCCTCCGCCGTCCAGTAG
- a CDS encoding DUF1697 domain-containing protein: protein MAFQIALLRGINVGGNRKFPMARQRELMAELGFEDVTVHLQTGNIVFADPGTPPERTARTLEDGFAADLGFPVPVMVRTRDELAAAIEANPYPEAAAEPKTLHVVFLAAVPMDTAALDALDPAAYAPDEFRLIGREIFLRCPDGVGRSKLAAKVTNARLGVPATARNWNTVTKLLTLADA, encoded by the coding sequence ATGGCATTTCAGATAGCGCTGCTGCGCGGCATCAATGTGGGCGGGAACAGGAAGTTTCCCATGGCCCGGCAGCGTGAGCTGATGGCCGAGCTGGGCTTCGAGGACGTCACCGTCCACCTCCAGACCGGCAATATCGTCTTCGCCGACCCCGGCACCCCGCCCGAGCGGACGGCCCGCACCCTCGAGGACGGCTTCGCCGCCGACCTCGGCTTTCCCGTGCCCGTCATGGTCCGTACGCGCGATGAGCTGGCCGCGGCGATCGAGGCCAACCCCTATCCGGAGGCCGCGGCCGAACCCAAGACCCTCCATGTGGTCTTCCTGGCGGCCGTGCCCATGGACACGGCCGCGCTGGACGCACTGGATCCGGCAGCCTACGCCCCGGACGAATTCCGCCTCATCGGGCGCGAGATCTTCCTGCGCTGCCCGGACGGGGTCGGCCGCTCCAAGCTGGCGGCGAAGGTCACCAACGCCCGGCTCGGCGTGCCGGCCACCGCCCGCAACTGGAACACGGTCACCAAGCTGCTGACGCTGGCCGACGCCTGA
- a CDS encoding DUF4360 domain-containing protein → MPGVLYAGGVVAALFASTLTSQAYAQPPFDTVPPDKIVITVATVNGSGCPAGTAAIAVSPDNTAFTVTYSEYLAQVGKGAKPTDFRKNCQLSLVTHVPQGFSYAIASVDYRGFAHLEKGASATQKASYYFQGQSQTSSNTHDFAGSYDDNWQVTDTADIATVVWSPCGELRNFNINTELRANAGTSNTKETTSFIAMDSTDGDVSTTYHFAWKECPPDKK, encoded by the coding sequence ATGCCCGGTGTTCTGTACGCAGGCGGCGTGGTCGCGGCGTTATTCGCCTCGACGCTCACTTCCCAGGCATATGCGCAACCCCCGTTCGACACCGTGCCACCGGACAAGATCGTGATCACGGTCGCCACCGTGAATGGATCGGGCTGCCCGGCGGGCACCGCGGCGATCGCCGTGTCCCCCGACAACACGGCCTTCACCGTGACCTACAGCGAGTACCTCGCCCAGGTGGGCAAGGGAGCCAAGCCGACGGACTTCAGAAAGAACTGTCAGCTGAGTCTGGTCACGCATGTGCCACAGGGCTTCTCCTACGCCATCGCCAGTGTCGACTACCGTGGTTTCGCCCATCTGGAAAAGGGCGCGTCCGCCACGCAGAAGGCCTCGTACTACTTCCAGGGGCAGTCGCAGACCTCGTCCAACACGCATGACTTCGCCGGTTCCTACGACGACAACTGGCAGGTCACCGACACGGCCGATATCGCGACCGTGGTGTGGTCGCCGTGCGGCGAACTCCGCAACTTCAACATCAACACCGAGTTGCGGGCCAACGCCGGAACGTCCAACACCAAGGAAACGACCAGCTTCATCGCGATGGACTCGACCGACGGCGATGTGAGCACCACCTATCACTTCGCCTGGAAGGAATGCCCGCCGGACAAGAAGTGA
- a CDS encoding type II toxin-antitoxin system PemK/MazF family toxin yields the protein MIRPFNGTQGTEDGAALPGSTGPAATVEAHPRQVGRVRTEYAPDPDGDPDPGEIVWTWVPYEENDGRGKDRPVLVVARERGGTLLAVQLSSKRHDADREWVPIGSGPWDRAGRDSWVDVDRVLRVHPDGMRREACALDRPRFDLVAMRLRQRYGWSTTGLNLGDAPRD from the coding sequence GTGATCAGGCCATTCAACGGAACGCAGGGGACGGAGGACGGCGCGGCGCTTCCCGGAAGCACCGGTCCCGCCGCCACCGTCGAGGCTCATCCGCGCCAGGTCGGGCGGGTACGGACGGAGTACGCACCCGATCCGGACGGGGACCCGGACCCCGGGGAGATCGTCTGGACATGGGTGCCGTACGAGGAGAACGACGGCCGCGGCAAGGACCGGCCGGTGCTGGTGGTCGCGCGGGAGCGGGGCGGGACACTGCTCGCCGTGCAGCTGTCGAGCAAGCGGCATGACGCCGACCGCGAGTGGGTGCCGATCGGCTCCGGGCCGTGGGACCGGGCGGGGCGGGACTCCTGGGTCGATGTGGACCGGGTGCTGCGGGTGCACCCGGACGGGATGCGGCGCGAGGCGTGCGCACTCGACCGGCCGCGCTTCGACCTGGTCGCGATGCGGCTGCGGCAGCGGTACGGCTGGAGCACAACAGGGCTCAACCTGGGGGACGCACCTCGGGATTGA
- the uvrB gene encoding excinuclease ABC subunit UvrB has translation MRPVTQLERKVAPFEVVSSYQPSGDQPTAIADLDRRVRAGEKDVVLLGATGTGKSATTAWMIEKLQRPTLVMAPNKTLAAQLANEFRELLPNNAVEYFVSYYDYYQPEAYVPQSDTYIEKDSSINEEVERLRHSATNSLLTRRDVVVVASVSCIYGLGTPQEYVDRMVPLKVGEEIDRDQLLRRFVDIQYARNDMAFTRGTFRVRGDTIEIFPVYEELAVRIEMFGDEIEALSTLHPLTGEVISDDRELYVFPASHYVAGPERMEKAIAGIEAELTETLTRLEKQGKLLEAQRLRMRTTYDIEMMRQIGTCSGIENYSLHIDGRETGSPPHTLLDYFPEDFLLVIDESHVTVPQIGAMYEGDASRKRTLIEHGFRLPSALDNRPLKWEEFLQRVGQTVYLSATPGPFELSRGDGFVEQIIRPTGLIDPEVVVKPTEGQIDDLIHEIRTRTEKDERVLVTTLTKKMAEDLTDYMLELGIQVRYLHSDVDTLRRVELLRELRAGEFDVLVGINLLREGLDLPEVSLVAILDADKEGFLRSGTSLIQTIGRAARNVSGQVHMYADKVTPAMEKAIDETNRRREKQIAYNKANKIDPQPLRKKINDIVAQIAREDVDTEQLLGTGYRKLKDGKDGKTPVPAAGGKAAKGGKAAKGKAKEEVLTDRPAAELAEQIEEMTDRMRAAAAELQFEVAARLRDEVSELKKELRQMREAGVS, from the coding sequence ATGCGGCCCGTAACTCAGCTCGAACGCAAGGTGGCGCCCTTCGAGGTCGTCAGCTCCTATCAGCCCAGCGGTGACCAGCCCACCGCCATCGCCGACCTCGATCGGCGCGTCCGCGCTGGTGAGAAGGATGTCGTGCTGCTCGGCGCGACCGGCACCGGCAAGTCGGCGACCACCGCCTGGATGATCGAGAAGCTCCAGCGGCCCACGCTGGTCATGGCTCCGAACAAGACGCTGGCCGCCCAGCTGGCCAATGAGTTCCGCGAGCTGCTGCCGAACAACGCGGTCGAGTACTTCGTCTCGTACTACGACTACTACCAGCCCGAGGCGTACGTCCCGCAGTCGGACACCTACATCGAGAAGGACTCCTCGATCAACGAGGAGGTGGAGCGGCTGCGCCACTCGGCCACGAATTCGCTGCTCACCCGGCGTGACGTGGTCGTGGTGGCATCCGTCTCCTGCATCTACGGCCTCGGTACGCCGCAGGAGTACGTGGACCGCATGGTGCCGCTGAAGGTCGGCGAGGAGATCGACCGCGATCAGCTGCTGCGTCGCTTTGTCGACATTCAGTACGCCCGTAATGACATGGCGTTCACCCGGGGCACCTTCCGGGTCCGCGGCGACACCATCGAGATCTTCCCGGTCTACGAGGAGCTCGCGGTCCGCATCGAGATGTTCGGCGACGAGATCGAGGCGCTCTCCACGCTCCACCCGCTCACCGGCGAGGTGATCAGCGACGACCGGGAGCTGTATGTCTTCCCGGCCAGCCACTATGTGGCCGGGCCCGAGCGCATGGAGAAGGCCATCGCCGGGATCGAGGCCGAGCTCACGGAGACCCTGACCCGGCTGGAGAAGCAGGGCAAGCTGCTGGAGGCCCAGCGGCTGCGGATGCGCACCACCTACGACATCGAGATGATGCGCCAGATCGGCACCTGCTCGGGCATCGAGAACTACTCGCTGCACATCGACGGCCGGGAGACCGGCTCCCCGCCGCACACCCTGCTGGACTACTTCCCGGAGGACTTCCTCCTGGTCATCGACGAGTCGCATGTCACGGTGCCGCAGATCGGCGCGATGTACGAGGGCGACGCCTCCCGTAAGCGGACCCTGATCGAGCACGGCTTCCGGCTGCCGTCCGCGCTCGACAACCGCCCGCTGAAGTGGGAGGAGTTTCTCCAGCGCGTCGGCCAGACGGTCTATCTCTCCGCGACCCCGGGCCCGTTCGAGCTCTCCCGGGGCGATGGCTTCGTGGAGCAGATCATCCGCCCGACCGGTCTGATCGACCCCGAGGTCGTCGTCAAGCCGACCGAGGGCCAGATCGACGATCTCATCCATGAGATCCGCACCCGCACCGAGAAGGACGAGCGCGTCCTGGTCACCACCCTCACCAAGAAGATGGCCGAGGACCTGACCGACTACATGCTCGAGCTCGGCATCCAGGTGCGCTATCTGCACAGCGATGTGGACACCCTGCGCCGGGTCGAGCTGCTGCGCGAGCTGCGGGCCGGTGAGTTCGACGTGCTGGTCGGCATCAACCTGCTGCGGGAGGGCCTCGACCTTCCGGAGGTCTCCCTGGTCGCCATCCTCGACGCCGACAAGGAGGGCTTCCTGCGCTCGGGCACCTCGCTGATCCAGACCATCGGCCGGGCCGCTCGTAACGTGTCGGGCCAGGTGCATATGTACGCCGACAAGGTCACCCCGGCGATGGAGAAGGCCATCGACGAGACCAACCGCCGCCGCGAGAAGCAGATCGCGTACAACAAGGCCAACAAGATCGATCCGCAGCCGCTGCGGAAGAAGATCAACGACATCGTGGCCCAGATCGCCCGCGAGGACGTCGACACCGAGCAGCTGCTCGGCACCGGCTACCGCAAGCTGAAGGACGGCAAGGACGGGAAGACCCCCGTCCCGGCGGCCGGCGGTAAGGCGGCCAAGGGCGGTAAGGCCGCCAAGGGCAAGGCCAAGGAAGAGGTGCTGACCGACCGGCCCGCGGCCGAGCTCGCCGAGCAGATCGAGGAGATGACCGACCGCATGCGGGCCGCGGCGGCGGAGCTCCAGTTCGAGGTGGCGGCGCGACTGCGCGACGAGGTGTCGGAGTTGAAGAAGGAGCTGCGGCAGATGAGGGAGGCGGGAGTCTCCTGA